The Saccharomonospora cyanea NA-134 genome includes a region encoding these proteins:
- a CDS encoding HpcH/HpaI aldolase/citrate lyase family protein — MKPRRSVLYLPGANERALEKAATLAADALVLDLEDAVAPEAKEAARRRVCETVAAAPYGRREVAVRVNGIGTRWHEADVRAVAEAGPDAVVVPKVGSAEDVRSVVEALAEAGAPEHTAVWAMIETPAAVLRAEEIANASEALTVLVMGTNDLAKELRAEPGPGRAPLLTSLSLCLLAARAAGKSILDGVYNDVRDVAGFEAECVQARRFGFDGKSLIHPSQLEPCNRVFAPSEAEVEHARRVVAAFTDAEARGLGVVTVDGRMVENLHVEQARRVLALAEAMRAEGGH, encoded by the coding sequence GTGAAACCGCGCCGTTCCGTTCTCTACCTTCCCGGGGCGAACGAGCGTGCTCTGGAGAAGGCCGCGACGCTCGCCGCCGACGCGTTGGTGCTCGACCTGGAGGACGCCGTCGCGCCGGAGGCCAAGGAGGCCGCGCGGCGGCGGGTGTGCGAGACGGTGGCCGCGGCGCCGTACGGGCGGCGGGAGGTCGCCGTGCGCGTCAACGGCATCGGAACCCGGTGGCACGAAGCCGACGTACGCGCCGTGGCCGAGGCCGGTCCGGACGCGGTCGTGGTGCCGAAGGTGGGCTCGGCCGAGGACGTGCGAAGCGTGGTGGAGGCTCTGGCCGAGGCCGGTGCGCCGGAGCACACGGCCGTCTGGGCGATGATCGAGACCCCGGCCGCCGTGCTGAGGGCGGAGGAGATCGCGAACGCGTCCGAAGCGCTCACGGTGCTCGTCATGGGCACCAACGACCTCGCCAAGGAGCTACGGGCCGAGCCAGGTCCCGGAAGGGCCCCGCTGTTGACGAGTCTCTCGCTGTGCCTGCTCGCCGCACGCGCGGCTGGTAAGTCCATTCTGGACGGTGTGTACAACGACGTGCGCGATGTCGCCGGTTTCGAGGCGGAGTGTGTGCAGGCCCGGCGGTTCGGCTTCGACGGCAAGAGCCTGATCCACCCCAGCCAGCTCGAACCGTGCAACCGGGTGTTCGCGCCGTCCGAGGCGGAGGTCGAACACGCGCGGCGCGTCGTCGCGGCCTTCACCGACGCCGAGGCCCGAGGACTGGGCGTGGTGACCGTGGACGGCCGTATGGTGGAGAACCTGCACGTGGAGCAGGCCCGGCGGGTGCTCGCGCTGGCCGAGGCGATGCGGGCGGAGGGCGGGCACTGA
- a CDS encoding NAD(P)H-binding protein: MRVVIAGGHGKIALRLEKLLAANGDTAVGIIRKPEQADALRERSAEPVVLDLENASVDEVVDVLSGADAAVFAAGAGPGSGVARKETVDRAAAVLFAEAAERAGVRRFVQVSSMGAGDEIDADVEARVGEVFAAYLRAKAAAEQDLRGRDLDWTILRPGRLTDDPGTGMVRLANEVPRADVPRDDVAEVVRLLVADTTTYGRTLELTSGNTPAAEALERL; this comes from the coding sequence ATGCGAGTCGTCATCGCCGGAGGACACGGCAAGATCGCGTTGCGGCTGGAGAAGCTTCTCGCCGCGAACGGTGACACGGCCGTGGGCATCATCCGCAAGCCCGAGCAGGCCGACGCTCTGCGCGAACGCAGTGCCGAACCGGTCGTGCTCGACCTGGAGAACGCGAGCGTCGACGAGGTCGTCGACGTGCTGTCCGGCGCCGACGCGGCCGTGTTCGCCGCGGGCGCGGGGCCGGGCAGCGGGGTCGCGCGGAAGGAGACGGTGGACAGGGCCGCCGCGGTGCTCTTCGCGGAGGCCGCCGAGCGCGCCGGAGTCCGCCGGTTCGTGCAGGTCAGCTCGATGGGCGCGGGCGACGAGATCGACGCCGACGTCGAGGCCAGGGTGGGTGAGGTGTTCGCCGCCTACCTGCGGGCCAAGGCCGCCGCGGAGCAGGACCTGCGAGGTCGTGACCTGGACTGGACGATCCTGCGCCCGGGGCGCCTCACCGACGACCCGGGCACGGGCATGGTGCGTCTCGCGAACGAGGTGCCGAGGGCGGACGTCCCGAGGGACGACGTCGCCGAGGTCGTACGCCTGCTGGTCGCCGACACCACCACGTACGGTCGCACGCTGGAGCTGACCTCCGGCAACACGCCCGCGGCGGAGGCGCTGGAGCGGCTGTGA
- a CDS encoding D-arabinono-1,4-lactone oxidase: MTPWTNWAGTVQAHPHRLHRPTSTDEISAIVTDVAERGGRLRPVGSGHSFTPVAATDPGCDALDLAHLTGLVSADAETGLVTVRAGTTLRQLNTLLDTLGLAMTNLGDIDAQTVAGAISTGTHGTGARFGGLATQVAALELVTADGSVVRCSANERPTLFDAARVGLGALGVITGVTLRCEPAFVLEAHEGPQPLDRVLADFHQLADAEDHFEFYWFPYGRNALVKRNTRRPPGTSARPLSAARQFLDYTVMENVAFGGLCRIGRAVPPLVPKLGALASSALSTRRYSDASHRVFATRRSVRFVESEYAVPRESVLDVLERLRALVSRLRHPVAFPVEVRVAAADDIWLSTAYGRDSAYVAVHQYVGMPYEEYFASFAEIADAVGGRPHWGKMHALDAARLRELYPRFDDFRRVRAELDPGGVFGNAYLDRVLGPVG, encoded by the coding sequence GTGACACCGTGGACGAACTGGGCGGGAACCGTACAGGCGCACCCACACCGCCTCCATCGGCCGACGAGCACCGACGAGATCAGCGCGATCGTCACGGACGTCGCCGAGCGCGGCGGCCGGTTGCGTCCCGTCGGCAGCGGCCATTCCTTCACCCCCGTCGCCGCGACCGACCCGGGCTGCGACGCGCTCGATCTCGCCCACCTCACCGGCCTCGTCTCGGCGGACGCCGAAACCGGACTCGTCACCGTGCGGGCGGGCACCACGCTGCGTCAGCTCAACACGCTGCTCGACACGCTGGGCCTCGCGATGACCAACCTCGGCGACATCGACGCCCAGACCGTCGCCGGCGCCATCTCGACGGGAACCCACGGAACCGGCGCACGCTTCGGAGGGCTCGCGACCCAGGTGGCGGCGCTGGAACTGGTCACGGCCGACGGCTCCGTCGTCAGGTGTTCCGCGAACGAGCGGCCGACGTTGTTCGACGCCGCTCGCGTGGGTCTCGGAGCCCTCGGCGTCATCACGGGCGTGACCCTGCGCTGCGAACCCGCCTTCGTGCTCGAAGCGCACGAGGGGCCCCAACCGCTCGACCGTGTGCTGGCCGACTTCCACCAGCTCGCCGACGCCGAGGACCACTTCGAGTTCTACTGGTTCCCCTACGGCCGGAACGCGCTGGTCAAACGCAACACCAGGCGCCCGCCGGGGACCTCGGCGCGCCCACTGTCGGCCGCCCGGCAGTTCCTCGACTACACCGTCATGGAGAACGTGGCGTTCGGTGGCCTGTGCCGCATCGGAAGGGCGGTGCCCCCGCTGGTGCCGAAGCTCGGCGCGCTGGCGTCGTCGGCACTGTCCACCCGCCGCTACAGCGACGCCTCCCACCGCGTTTTCGCGACGCGGCGTTCGGTGAGGTTCGTGGAGTCCGAATACGCGGTGCCGCGCGAGTCCGTGCTCGACGTCCTCGAACGACTGCGGGCGCTCGTGTCGCGGCTGCGGCATCCCGTGGCGTTTCCCGTCGAGGTCAGGGTCGCCGCCGCCGACGACATCTGGCTCTCCACCGCGTACGGCCGGGATTCCGCCTACGTCGCCGTGCACCAGTACGTCGGCATGCCGTACGAGGAGTACTTCGCCTCCTTCGCCGAGATCGCGGACGCGGTGGGCGGGCGGCCTCACTGGGGCAAGATGCACGCGCTCGACGCCGCCCGGCTGCGCGAGCTCTACCCCCGCTTCGACGACTTCCGACGGGTGCGGGCCGAGCTCGATCCGGGCGGCGTGTTCGGCAACGCCTACCTCGACCGCGTGCTCGGCCCCGTCGGCTGA
- a CDS encoding amino acid deaminase/aldolase, translating into MRFAFTRSLPYRRHVSSAYAVPYDLATRDLDPPLAVVDLDAFDANADDLVRRAGGLPIRVASKSVRCRALLERVLARPGFSGLLCYTLAEALWLFGEGTSDDLVVAYPTADRAALRALVADEAARKAITVMVDSPEQLDLIDTTVGADHAELRVCLEFDASWRPVPGVHVGTRRSPVFTPGQAARLARHIAGRPGFRLVGVMGYEGQIAGLPDGDTGVTGAVVRWMQRRSAAELARRRAAVVNTVRAVTRLEFVNGGGTGSLEYTRGESAVSEVTAGSGLVGPALFSRYRRFSPRPAALFALPVVRRPNRRTVTLAAGGYVASGQAGPSRLPTPYLPRGLRLLTVEGAGEVQTPVTGRAARRLAPGDRVWFRHAKAGELAEHFPRYHLVSGGRLVCTVPTYRGEGHFFG; encoded by the coding sequence ATGAGATTCGCGTTTACAAGGTCTCTGCCGTACCGTCGGCACGTGAGCTCCGCATACGCCGTTCCGTACGACCTGGCGACCCGCGATCTCGACCCGCCGCTGGCCGTGGTGGACCTCGACGCGTTCGACGCCAACGCCGACGACCTCGTGCGGCGTGCCGGAGGACTGCCCATTCGCGTCGCGAGCAAGTCGGTGCGCTGCCGCGCCCTGCTGGAACGGGTGCTGGCGCGGCCGGGTTTCTCGGGGCTGCTGTGCTACACGCTCGCCGAGGCACTGTGGTTGTTCGGCGAAGGCACGAGCGACGACCTCGTCGTGGCGTATCCGACCGCGGACCGCGCGGCACTGCGGGCCCTCGTCGCCGACGAGGCGGCCCGGAAGGCGATCACGGTGATGGTCGACTCGCCCGAACAGCTCGACCTCATCGACACGACCGTCGGTGCCGACCACGCGGAACTGCGGGTCTGCCTCGAGTTCGACGCGTCGTGGCGGCCGGTGCCCGGTGTTCACGTCGGCACCCGGCGCTCCCCGGTCTTCACACCGGGGCAGGCCGCTCGCCTCGCCCGGCACATCGCCGGGCGGCCGGGCTTCCGGCTGGTGGGGGTGATGGGATACGAGGGGCAGATCGCCGGGCTGCCCGACGGTGACACAGGTGTCACCGGCGCCGTCGTGCGCTGGATGCAGCGCCGCTCGGCGGCCGAACTCGCCCGGAGGCGGGCCGCCGTGGTGAACACGGTGCGGGCGGTGACGCGGCTGGAGTTCGTCAACGGCGGTGGCACGGGAAGCCTGGAGTACACCCGCGGCGAATCCGCCGTCAGCGAGGTGACGGCCGGTTCCGGCCTCGTCGGGCCCGCCCTGTTCTCCAGGTACCGGCGTTTCTCGCCCCGGCCGGCGGCCCTGTTCGCGCTTCCCGTCGTGCGCAGACCCAACCGGAGGACCGTGACACTCGCCGCGGGCGGATACGTGGCCTCCGGGCAGGCGGGACCGTCGCGGCTGCCCACGCCCTACCTGCCGCGGGGGTTGCGGCTGCTCACGGTGGAGGGGGCGGGCGAGGTGCAGACGCCGGTCACCGGACGGGCCGCGCGACGGCTCGCGCCGGGAGATCGCGTGTGGTTCCGCCACGCCAAGGCGGGCGAGCTCGCCGAGCACTTCCCGCGGTACCACCTGGTGTCCGGGGGGCGGCTCGTCTGCACCGTGCCGACGTACCGTGGCGAAGGTCACTTTTTCGGCTGA
- a CDS encoding dihydrofolate reductase family protein, with protein sequence MAAARKLRLWMQVSLDGFVSGPNGEFDWPTYEKELNTFAVEQAADMGAMLYGRKVYEGMAAYWPDPRRYPGATELDLRYSETWKRVPKYVFSRTLTEADWNTTVVAEDVAGAVTELKEQPGGDLVLFGGGDIVSTFVRENLIDEYWLFVHPVVLGGGTPLFPTLETRLDLELVESRVFDSAVNHLRYRVR encoded by the coding sequence ATGGCCGCGGCTCGCAAGCTCAGACTGTGGATGCAGGTTTCGCTCGACGGTTTCGTCTCCGGACCGAACGGCGAGTTCGACTGGCCCACGTACGAGAAAGAGCTGAACACCTTCGCCGTGGAGCAGGCGGCCGACATGGGAGCCATGCTGTACGGCCGCAAGGTCTACGAGGGCATGGCCGCCTACTGGCCCGACCCGCGGCGGTACCCGGGAGCCACCGAGCTCGACCTGCGGTACTCGGAAACCTGGAAGCGGGTGCCCAAGTACGTCTTCTCCAGGACCCTCACCGAGGCGGACTGGAACACCACGGTCGTCGCGGAGGACGTCGCCGGAGCCGTCACCGAGCTGAAGGAGCAGCCCGGTGGCGACCTGGTGCTCTTCGGCGGAGGTGACATCGTGTCCACGTTCGTCCGCGAGAACCTGATCGACGAGTACTGGTTGTTCGTACACCCCGTCGTGCTCGGTGGCGGTACACCGCTCTTTCCCACGCTCGAGACGCGGCTGGACCTGGAGCTCGTGGAGTCCAGGGTCTTCGACTCCGCGGTGAACCACCTGCGTTACCGGGTCCGGTGA
- a CDS encoding TetR family transcriptional regulator, translating to MSQNHTVTQATTPLRRQPVQQRSAKRVERMLDASAELLDEVGYEGLTTTLIAKRAGVAVGSLYQFFPDKRAVVQALTQRNLERFIAAVNERLETLDPHHWWDVVDSLLDIYLTMHREIPGFSKVHFGDVVDLRLLDDRRTNNRVVVDALADLVTAHVKLPQDEVTLPISIAVEAADGLLNYAFRIDPHGDAAVIDETKALIKGYLAGKFGE from the coding sequence GTGTCCCAGAACCACACGGTGACGCAGGCGACGACACCACTGCGCCGGCAGCCGGTCCAGCAGCGCAGTGCCAAACGGGTCGAGCGAATGCTCGACGCGAGCGCCGAACTGCTCGACGAGGTCGGCTACGAAGGACTGACCACCACCCTCATCGCCAAACGCGCGGGGGTGGCCGTGGGCTCGCTGTACCAGTTCTTCCCCGACAAACGGGCCGTGGTGCAGGCTTTGACCCAGCGGAACCTCGAACGTTTCATCGCCGCCGTCAACGAACGCCTCGAGACGCTCGACCCGCATCACTGGTGGGACGTCGTCGACTCGCTGCTCGACATCTACCTCACCATGCACCGCGAGATCCCCGGCTTCTCCAAGGTGCACTTCGGGGACGTGGTCGACCTGCGGCTGCTCGACGACCGGCGGACCAACAACCGCGTCGTCGTCGACGCACTCGCGGACTTGGTGACCGCCCACGTCAAGCTGCCGCAGGACGAGGTGACGCTGCCCATCTCGATCGCCGTGGAAGCGGCGGACGGGTTGCTGAACTACGCCTTCCGCATCGACCCCCACGGCGATGCGGCCGTCATCGACGAGACCAAGGCCCTGATCAAGGGCTACCTGGCGGGCAAGTTCGGTGAGTGA
- a CDS encoding helix-turn-helix transcriptional regulator: MDANEDAKQGRINPEVWEAREMRDALANRNISEVYRRLRMHGVSQRQIAAMTGQSQSEVSEILKGRQVMAYDVLSRIAKGLGIPRGYMGLAYDEATRNQVVGDGDEQQAEEDESVKRRKFLAHAAQVTMGAAVFGPASAAWASSPGRTPAPGRIGMTDVRQVEAATRALRALDYQYGGGFCRDAVVAQLSWGQQMLQASGPERVKSRLYVALADLHSLAGWTSFDIDLVDSARNHFAQALELAKQGDNHPLVANILYRMGRVYLHQDAPNDALKLFQLGQLAAQESGSELAVAVLCANEAWAYAMMGNVEQSVKLLGRTKDKFQRADVANAESWVKFFDETDVYAMIGTVHTALAQHADAAHTRYAIPALRRATDAYGDDMARSKTFSLSMLATNHMLEGDIDHGAKIGGKALDCAEGLKSARVKKRMEPLRQEALRRSNNSDARELAERMTEFFA, translated from the coding sequence ATGGACGCCAACGAGGATGCCAAGCAGGGCCGCATCAACCCCGAGGTGTGGGAAGCCCGCGAAATGCGTGACGCGCTGGCGAACCGCAACATCAGCGAGGTCTACCGGAGACTCCGGATGCACGGAGTCTCTCAACGCCAGATCGCCGCCATGACCGGTCAGTCACAGTCCGAGGTGTCGGAAATCCTCAAGGGACGCCAGGTGATGGCCTACGACGTGCTCTCCCGCATCGCCAAGGGCCTCGGCATCCCGAGGGGGTACATGGGTCTCGCCTACGACGAGGCCACGAGGAACCAGGTCGTCGGCGACGGCGACGAGCAGCAAGCTGAGGAGGACGAGTCCGTGAAACGACGGAAGTTCCTCGCGCACGCGGCCCAGGTCACGATGGGGGCCGCGGTGTTCGGCCCAGCCTCGGCGGCATGGGCGTCGAGCCCCGGAAGGACCCCGGCGCCGGGGCGTATCGGGATGACCGATGTCCGTCAGGTGGAGGCGGCGACCAGGGCGCTGAGGGCGTTGGACTACCAGTACGGTGGCGGCTTCTGCCGGGATGCGGTGGTGGCGCAGCTGTCGTGGGGGCAGCAGATGCTCCAGGCGAGCGGCCCCGAGAGGGTCAAGTCCCGGTTGTACGTGGCGCTCGCCGACCTGCACAGCCTCGCGGGCTGGACCTCGTTCGACATCGACCTCGTCGACTCGGCGCGCAACCACTTCGCGCAGGCGCTGGAACTCGCGAAGCAAGGGGACAACCACCCGCTCGTCGCCAACATCCTCTACCGCATGGGCAGGGTGTACCTGCACCAGGACGCGCCCAACGACGCGTTGAAGCTGTTCCAGCTCGGGCAGCTCGCGGCACAGGAATCCGGTTCGGAGCTCGCGGTCGCGGTCCTGTGCGCCAACGAGGCGTGGGCCTACGCGATGATGGGCAACGTCGAGCAGTCCGTGAAGCTGCTCGGTCGGACGAAGGACAAGTTCCAGCGCGCCGACGTGGCCAACGCCGAGTCGTGGGTGAAGTTCTTCGACGAGACCGACGTGTACGCGATGATCGGTACCGTTCACACGGCGCTGGCGCAGCACGCCGACGCGGCGCACACGCGCTACGCCATCCCCGCGTTGCGCAGGGCCACCGACGCGTACGGCGACGACATGGCGCGCAGCAAGACGTTCAGTCTCAGCATGCTGGCCACCAACCACATGTTGGAGGGCGACATCGATCACGGCGCGAAGATCGGCGGGAAGGCGCTGGACTGCGCGGAGGGACTCAAGTCCGCGCGGGTGAAGAAGCGCATGGAGCCGTTGCGGCAGGAAGCGCTGCGGCGCAGCAACAACAGCGACGCGCGCGAGCTGGCCGAGCGGATGACCGAGTTCTTCGCCTGA
- a CDS encoding phosphotransferase family protein — translation MDGRFTRSTLDEVLRRTCALLGLSHRDATLLRFTNNAVYSLAHDPVVVRIVGSRALRHRARKVVRVAEYLAAHGAPAVRLFGDAPQPLEIGDHVVTVWRRVPSAGRAATSAELACLLKSLHALPPPDGIPGWAPLDDVRARVADAEELSAADRRFLLERCASLEQQVGELDFALPPSLVHGDAHPGNVIVGEDGPVLCDFDSSCVGPAEWDLVPLAVGYERFRDPPHRYAQLACHYGFDVRSWAGFPVLRAVRELKLTTSVLPIARSHPAVRDELARRLTDLRRDRRRSRWFRYR, via the coding sequence TTGGACGGGCGGTTCACCAGGTCGACACTGGACGAGGTCCTGCGGAGAACCTGCGCCCTTCTGGGGCTGAGCCACCGCGATGCGACGTTGCTCCGGTTCACCAACAACGCCGTGTACTCGCTGGCCCACGATCCCGTGGTCGTGCGCATCGTGGGATCACGGGCACTGCGGCACCGGGCCCGCAAGGTGGTGCGGGTGGCGGAGTACCTGGCCGCGCACGGCGCCCCCGCCGTGCGGCTCTTCGGCGACGCACCACAGCCGTTGGAGATCGGTGACCACGTCGTCACGGTGTGGCGGCGGGTCCCCTCGGCCGGGCGGGCTGCGACGTCGGCGGAGTTGGCCTGCCTGCTGAAGTCGCTGCACGCGCTGCCGCCTCCGGACGGCATTCCCGGTTGGGCTCCGCTGGACGACGTGAGGGCGAGGGTCGCCGACGCGGAGGAGCTCTCGGCAGCCGACAGGCGGTTCCTGTTGGAGCGGTGTGCGTCTCTGGAACAGCAGGTGGGGGAGCTGGACTTCGCGCTTCCGCCGTCGCTGGTGCACGGTGACGCCCACCCCGGCAACGTCATCGTCGGCGAGGACGGGCCGGTGTTGTGCGACTTCGACTCCTCGTGCGTGGGGCCCGCGGAGTGGGACCTCGTGCCCCTGGCCGTCGGGTACGAGCGGTTCCGGGATCCGCCGCACAGGTACGCCCAGCTCGCGTGCCACTACGGCTTCGACGTCAGATCGTGGGCGGGTTTCCCCGTGCTACGGGCGGTCCGGGAGCTGAAGCTGACGACGAGTGTGCTGCCGATCGCGCGCAGCCATCCCGCGGTGCGGGACGAGTTAGCGCGCAGGCTCACGGACCTGCGGCGCGACCGCAGGCGTTCGCGCTGGTTCCGGTACCGCTGA
- a CDS encoding copper resistance D family protein produces the protein MRRLDGVSRPATASTSVPRPGPLVALVTAALAGVLVGLALTTTTPVAGIAQVDTAVRVGLPIARVALDLAAVAAVGFALLPLLVGDRTPASTAPVFAKARLGVVVSALVWAVAALVSLVLQAAEYRPRDTALSFADLRSYADTVAAGKALLVVAGFALAQALLAFAATRVGRRVPPELVVGCGLFALLPLPVTGHAGDSHLAEYAMLLLELHIVSVVVWTGGLAATVVLAAGHRGLLATTLPRFSRLATVCLAVAASTGVLNGVTEFVQHPTVGLWPGLFTTTYGQLLVLKTVVLAAAAALGGYTRWKLMPGIVRHRRTALATFAVVELATMGLAYGLAAVLSRTPLM, from the coding sequence ATGCGTAGGCTCGACGGGGTGAGCAGGCCAGCCACCGCGTCCACCTCGGTGCCACGTCCCGGACCTCTGGTCGCGCTGGTCACAGCCGCCCTGGCCGGGGTCCTCGTCGGGCTGGCACTCACGACCACGACCCCGGTCGCGGGCATCGCGCAGGTCGACACGGCGGTACGCGTTGGCCTGCCGATCGCCAGAGTGGCGCTCGACCTCGCCGCCGTGGCGGCCGTCGGATTCGCGCTGCTGCCCCTGCTCGTGGGCGACCGCACACCCGCCTCGACGGCGCCGGTGTTCGCCAAGGCCCGGCTCGGTGTCGTCGTCTCCGCTCTCGTGTGGGCGGTGGCGGCGCTGGTGAGCCTCGTGTTGCAGGCCGCCGAGTACCGGCCGAGGGACACGGCGCTGTCGTTCGCCGACCTGCGGTCGTACGCCGACACGGTCGCCGCGGGCAAGGCACTGCTGGTGGTGGCGGGTTTCGCGCTGGCCCAGGCCCTGCTCGCGTTCGCGGCGACCCGGGTGGGGCGGAGGGTGCCGCCCGAACTCGTCGTCGGGTGCGGCCTGTTCGCGCTGCTGCCCCTGCCGGTCACCGGACACGCGGGCGACTCACACCTCGCCGAGTACGCGATGCTGTTGCTCGAACTGCACATCGTGAGCGTGGTCGTCTGGACCGGGGGGCTGGCCGCCACGGTGGTGCTCGCGGCGGGCCACCGCGGTCTGCTGGCCACCACACTGCCCCGCTTCTCGCGCCTCGCCACGGTGTGCCTGGCCGTCGCCGCGAGCACCGGCGTGCTGAACGGGGTGACCGAGTTCGTGCAGCACCCCACCGTGGGACTGTGGCCGGGCCTGTTCACCACGACGTACGGCCAGCTCCTGGTCCTCAAGACCGTGGTGCTCGCGGCCGCCGCCGCGCTCGGCGGCTACACGAGGTGGAAGCTGATGCCCGGCATCGTCCGCCACCGGCGCACCGCCCTCGCCACGTTCGCCGTCGTGGAACTCGCCACGATGGGACTCGCCTACGGTCTCGCCGCGGTCCTGTCCCGAACCCCACTCATGTGA
- a CDS encoding BCCT family transporter, translating to MGDHSDETGGLVRNDSQETGAAGPANAPEHTGPRDATDSAGQPTKAVAADRPARTDRVVFGVAAAVALAIVAWGIASPSSLAGVADTVLNGAVIPYGGWAFVLTASGFVVFAVCVAISRYGRIPLGRDDERPEFRTISWVAMMFSAGMGIGLMFFGVYEPVAHLTSPPPGTVAPNSDDAVHLAMATTLFHWTLHPWAIYAVVGLAIAYSAFRKGRGQLISAVFEPLIGKRRSQGPLGKAIDIMAIFATLFGSAASLGLGALQVGGGLAAVGWSDNPGTGLLVAIIAVLTVAFVASAVSGVARGIQWLSNINMVLAAVLAVFILVVGPTVLILNLVPGAIGDYFREFPAMSGRTGVTGGEEMRDWLGSWTVFYWAWWISWTPFVGMFIARISRGRTIREFVIGVIAVPSVVSLVWFSIFGGAGIRRQRSGVDIAGAGGEEAATFALLETLPLFVPVAIVVMVLVSIFFVSGADAASVVMGTLSQRGTVGPHRRVVIFWGVVMGAVAAVMLLVGGDEALTGLQNLTILVAVPFVLVMIALCVSLYRDLRRDPLVVSEDEVMRSLRKLHDERKAERVKERRQRRNRK from the coding sequence ATGGGTGATCATTCGGACGAGACCGGAGGACTGGTGCGCAACGACTCCCAGGAGACCGGTGCGGCCGGGCCCGCCAACGCGCCCGAGCACACCGGCCCGAGGGACGCCACCGATTCGGCCGGGCAGCCGACGAAGGCTGTCGCGGCGGACCGCCCCGCGAGAACCGACCGCGTGGTGTTCGGTGTGGCGGCCGCGGTCGCACTCGCCATAGTGGCGTGGGGCATCGCATCGCCGAGCAGCCTCGCCGGCGTGGCGGACACGGTGCTCAACGGCGCCGTCATCCCGTACGGCGGGTGGGCCTTCGTGCTGACCGCGAGCGGGTTCGTGGTCTTCGCGGTGTGCGTGGCCATCAGCCGGTACGGACGGATCCCGCTGGGCAGGGACGACGAACGACCGGAGTTCCGCACGATCTCCTGGGTCGCGATGATGTTCAGCGCGGGCATGGGGATCGGCCTCATGTTCTTCGGCGTGTACGAGCCGGTGGCGCACCTGACGAGTCCTCCGCCCGGCACGGTGGCGCCCAACTCGGACGATGCCGTCCATCTCGCGATGGCGACCACGTTGTTCCACTGGACGCTGCACCCGTGGGCGATCTACGCGGTGGTGGGGCTGGCCATCGCCTACAGCGCGTTCCGCAAGGGGCGCGGCCAGCTCATCTCGGCGGTGTTCGAGCCGCTGATCGGCAAGCGGCGCAGTCAGGGCCCGCTGGGCAAGGCCATCGACATCATGGCCATCTTCGCGACGCTGTTCGGGTCGGCCGCCTCGCTCGGGTTGGGCGCGTTGCAGGTCGGTGGTGGTCTGGCTGCGGTCGGCTGGAGCGACAACCCCGGTACCGGGCTGCTGGTGGCGATCATCGCGGTGCTGACGGTGGCGTTCGTGGCTTCGGCCGTCTCGGGCGTCGCGCGGGGCATCCAGTGGCTGTCGAACATCAACATGGTGCTCGCGGCAGTGCTCGCCGTGTTCATCCTGGTGGTCGGGCCGACGGTGCTCATCCTCAACCTGGTTCCAGGTGCCATCGGTGACTACTTCCGCGAGTTCCCCGCCATGTCCGGACGCACGGGCGTCACCGGGGGCGAGGAGATGCGCGACTGGCTCGGCAGTTGGACCGTCTTCTACTGGGCGTGGTGGATCTCGTGGACACCGTTCGTGGGCATGTTCATCGCCCGTATCTCGCGTGGCCGCACGATCCGCGAGTTCGTCATCGGCGTGATCGCCGTGCCCAGCGTCGTGAGCCTGGTCTGGTTCTCGATCTTCGGTGGTGCGGGTATCCGGCGACAGCGTTCCGGTGTCGACATCGCGGGCGCCGGTGGCGAGGAAGCGGCCACGTTCGCGCTCCTGGAGACCCTGCCGTTGTTCGTGCCCGTCGCCATCGTCGTGATGGTCCTGGTGTCGATCTTCTTCGTGTCCGGCGCCGACGCGGCGTCCGTGGTCATGGGCACGCTCTCGCAGCGGGGCACCGTGGGGCCACACCGCAGAGTCGTGATCTTCTGGGGCGTGGTGATGGGTGCCGTCGCCGCCGTCATGCTGCTGGTGGGCGGTGACGAGGCGCTGACCGGCCTGCAGAATCTGACGATCCTGGTGGCGGTGCCGTTCGTGCTCGTCATGATCGCCTTGTGCGTTTCGCTGTACCGGGATCTGCGGCGCGATCCGCTCGTGGTCAGCGAGGACGAGGTGATGCGGTCGTTGCGCAAGCTGCACGACGAGCGCAAGGCCGAACGCGTGAAGGAGCGCAGGCAACGGCGCAACCGGAAGTAG